A window of Maledivibacter sp. contains these coding sequences:
- a CDS encoding YcaO-like family protein, translating into MSSLCDRKYKDEFPLNTINRIRNIFADLGILIIEAGWQNSAEGFYSVNLAIENTNIKSNGKGTSTEFALASAYAELIERIQNQAHFKLSIDLSVENLEYMGFFYAHDEKCFSIDDILNSDEDWIQTQFNLMESKVDKKYLLNKWIGISYEKTPCDFVAIPYVNIRNDKLSYIPIKMASKMYMSNGMCAGNTYHEAIVQGISEILERHVNKEIILKKITPPTIPIEYINKYPGIVEMIDRIKLGGNYDVVIKDCSLNQGYPVVGVIFINKDTQSYFIKFGSHPIFEIAVERTLTELLQGQNIKNMMGLRDFSYKPNIADEQDNLLNILVNGSGIYPSQLFSHNFSYEFKEFEDVNELSNKEMLYYLINFVENRGYDIFLRNVSYLGFPSFHIIIPGLSEIEEIDNIKAIEKYCDYNRIKGYIRNLEYLSEESINEIFDYFQDQNYSRDASIAQFLNINTKNILPWYYTKIDLFLGSLHYHRGNFNKAYEVFDSFINHLKFRSNSNKFELTFYRCIRDYIGTLIDGLDKGEGIASLKQFYPLNIIKGVLRDLGDKELIFNRYDNLKCWNCNQHQFKCHCMNPVTNRIYKSLKERDALSSIEQENLKDLLGL; encoded by the coding sequence ATGAGTTCATTATGTGATAGAAAATACAAGGATGAGTTTCCATTGAACACCATTAATAGAATACGAAATATATTTGCTGATCTAGGAATTTTAATAATCGAAGCAGGTTGGCAAAACTCTGCTGAAGGATTTTACTCAGTAAATCTTGCCATTGAAAACACCAATATTAAATCAAATGGTAAGGGGACTAGCACTGAATTTGCTTTAGCCAGTGCCTATGCAGAACTGATAGAGAGGATACAGAACCAAGCTCACTTTAAACTTTCGATTGACCTTAGTGTAGAAAACCTCGAGTATATGGGATTTTTTTATGCCCATGATGAAAAGTGTTTCAGTATTGATGATATTTTAAATAGTGATGAGGACTGGATACAAACCCAATTTAATCTTATGGAATCAAAGGTTGATAAAAAATACCTCCTAAATAAATGGATTGGAATATCCTATGAGAAGACGCCCTGTGATTTTGTGGCTATACCCTATGTAAATATTAGAAATGATAAACTTTCTTATATACCCATTAAAATGGCATCCAAAATGTATATGTCAAATGGTATGTGTGCCGGTAATACGTACCATGAAGCAATAGTACAAGGAATATCTGAAATCTTGGAACGACATGTAAATAAGGAAATTATACTTAAAAAAATTACTCCACCCACCATACCAATTGAGTATATAAATAAATATCCTGGGATAGTGGAAATGATAGATAGAATAAAACTGGGGGGCAATTACGATGTAGTTATAAAGGATTGTTCCTTAAATCAGGGTTATCCTGTTGTAGGAGTAATTTTTATAAATAAAGATACTCAGTCATACTTTATTAAATTTGGATCCCACCCTATATTTGAGATAGCGGTTGAAAGAACATTGACGGAGCTTTTACAAGGTCAAAATATCAAAAATATGATGGGCTTAAGGGATTTTTCCTATAAACCAAATATAGCTGATGAACAGGATAATCTATTAAATATACTTGTAAATGGCTCAGGGATCTATCCATCCCAGCTTTTTAGCCATAATTTCAGTTATGAATTTAAAGAATTTGAAGATGTTAATGAATTGAGTAATAAAGAAATGTTGTACTATTTAATTAATTTTGTAGAAAATAGGGGCTATGATATCTTTCTTCGTAATGTATCCTATCTTGGCTTCCCAAGCTTCCACATCATCATTCCTGGATTAAGCGAAATAGAAGAAATCGATAATATTAAAGCCATAGAAAAATATTGTGACTATAACAGGATAAAAGGATACATCCGGAACCTAGAATACTTATCGGAAGAATCTATAAATGAAATATTTGACTATTTTCAAGATCAAAATTATAGTAGGGACGCATCAATAGCACAATTCTTAAATATTAATACAAAAAATATATTGCCTTGGTATTACACTAAGATTGATCTATTCCTTGGTTCTTTGCATTATCATCGGGGAAATTTTAATAAGGCATATGAGGTTTTTGACAGTTTTATAAATCATCTGAAATTTAGATCTAATAGCAATAAATTTGAGCTAACCTTTTATAGATGCATTAGAGATTACATTGGAACTCTCATTGATGGGTTAGATAAAGGTGAAGGAATTGCTTCTCTAAAGCAATTTTATCCATTAAATATCATTAAGGGAGTACTTCGAGACCTTGGTGATAAGGAGCTTATATTTAATAGATATGATAATCTAAAATGCTGGAATTGTAACCAGCACCAGTTTAAATGCCATTGCATGAATCCTGTTACAAATAGAATTTATAAATCATTGAAGGAGAGGGATGCTTTAAGCTCCATAGAACAAGAAAATCTAAAAGACCTACTTGGACTTTAA
- a CDS encoding YlbF family regulator, which translates to MLLESRIRDLVHAIKQTTEFAEFNKAKTNLDKYKNLKDEMKEFEKKQMELYKMDMQSREGRSLALEINKSFKNLSKYSEVHDLLNSAKVFNDMMFKVYKSIQDSLDSEFNK; encoded by the coding sequence ATGTTATTAGAAAGTAGAATTAGAGATCTTGTTCATGCTATTAAACAAACCACTGAGTTTGCTGAGTTTAATAAAGCTAAAACAAACCTAGATAAATACAAGAATTTAAAGGATGAAATGAAAGAGTTCGAAAAAAAACAAATGGAACTTTATAAAATGGATATGCAAAGTAGAGAAGGAAGATCCCTTGCATTAGAAATAAATAAAAGCTTTAAAAATCTGTCTAAATACTCTGAGGTACATGACCTTCTGAATTCGGCAAAGGTATTCAACGATATGATGTTTAAAGTTTATAAATCTATACAAGATTCATTAGACTCAGAATTTAATAAGTAG
- the nagA gene encoding N-acetylglucosamine-6-phosphate deacetylase has protein sequence MKYLIKASEIYSEDLIISDGSLVVSDGRIAEIGSQIDYKDIDIMDLSEYKIIPGLIDMHIHGAKGYDTMDSSYEAINEISKYLAQNGVTGFLPTTVTADWERIRAAVKNVHDTMEKGVGGASIIGSYIEGPFITEKNKGAHPSQFIRKIDSEEIDGLIDDGKGSIRVITIAPEKEDALELIKDLNSRGIKISIGHTDATFNETKCAIENGANIAVHTFNGMRGLHHREPGVLGAVLSIEDIYAELIADFVHVHPEAIKILVKCKGAENISLISDCMRAGGLADGEYKLGELEVVVKDSVPRLPSGALAGSTFKIINGIKNMVNTVGVAPLDAVHMASFVPAKMLGIDKEYGSIKEGKRANLTVIDDSYNVIMTIVDGKIVYRLNN, from the coding sequence ATGAAATATTTGATTAAAGCTTCAGAAATTTACTCAGAAGATTTGATAATTAGTGATGGGAGTTTAGTAGTTAGTGATGGCAGGATTGCAGAAATAGGTTCACAGATTGATTATAAGGATATAGACATTATGGACTTAAGTGAATATAAAATAATTCCTGGACTGATAGACATGCATATTCATGGGGCAAAGGGATATGATACCATGGATTCGAGCTACGAAGCGATAAATGAGATATCTAAATATCTTGCACAAAATGGAGTAACCGGGTTTTTACCAACAACGGTTACTGCCGATTGGGAAAGAATAAGGGCAGCCGTTAAAAATGTTCATGATACCATGGAAAAGGGAGTCGGTGGGGCTTCAATTATTGGTTCATATATTGAGGGCCCATTTATAACAGAGAAAAATAAAGGAGCCCATCCCTCCCAGTTTATTAGAAAAATAGACAGTGAAGAAATAGACGGCTTAATAGATGATGGAAAGGGAAGCATTAGGGTTATTACAATTGCACCGGAAAAGGAAGATGCTTTAGAATTGATTAAGGACTTAAATTCTAGGGGAATAAAGATTTCCATAGGTCATACAGATGCTACCTTTAATGAAACCAAATGTGCCATAGAAAATGGAGCTAATATTGCTGTACATACATTTAATGGCATGAGGGGACTTCATCATAGAGAACCTGGCGTTTTGGGGGCAGTTTTAAGCATTGAAGATATATATGCTGAACTTATAGCGGATTTTGTTCATGTACACCCCGAAGCAATAAAGATATTAGTAAAATGTAAGGGAGCAGAGAATATTTCTTTGATTAGTGATTGTATGAGGGCTGGAGGATTAGCCGATGGAGAATATAAATTGGGAGAATTAGAGGTGGTTGTAAAGGATTCTGTTCCACGACTTCCTAGTGGAGCCCTTGCTGGAAGTACATTCAAGATAATTAATGGTATCAAAAATATGGTTAATACAGTAGGCGTAGCTCCTTTAGATGCCGTCCATATGGCTTCATTTGTTCCCGCTAAAATGTTAGGTATAGATAAGGAATATGGAAGCATAAAGGAAGGAAAAAGGGCTAATCTAACGGTTATTGACGATAGCTATAATGTAATTATGACAATAGTGGATGGAAAGATTGTTTATAGATTGAATAATTAA
- a CDS encoding PTS sugar transporter subunit IIA yields MLKDLITYENIEVDVEAVDWEDAVYRGAKILLDKEYITPKYIDEITNKVKEIGPYIVIAPGIALSHARPEDGVKKLSMSIMTLKNPIEFGNEDNDPVKLLITLGAVDNETHLKALYELMKLLNNSEDVKKIFKAKDKQEILKVLSKYSK; encoded by the coding sequence ATGTTAAAGGATTTAATAACATATGAAAATATTGAAGTAGATGTTGAAGCAGTAGATTGGGAGGATGCCGTATATAGGGGGGCAAAAATACTTTTAGATAAGGAGTACATAACCCCAAAATATATTGATGAAATCACTAATAAAGTAAAGGAAATTGGACCATATATTGTGATAGCACCGGGAATAGCATTATCACATGCTAGACCAGAGGATGGAGTTAAAAAACTATCTATGAGCATCATGACACTGAAAAATCCAATTGAGTTTGGTAATGAAGATAATGACCCCGTTAAACTACTAATAACCCTTGGGGCAGTAGATAATGAAACACATTTAAAAGCACTATATGAGCTTATGAAGCTCTTAAATAATTCTGAGGACGTAAAAAAAATATTTAAGGCAAAGGATAAGCAAGAAATACTAAAGGTTTTATCTAAATATTCAAAATAG
- a CDS encoding PTS sugar transporter subunit IIB, with the protein MKILVVCGSGLGSSFILEMSIKTIIKDLGVDAHVTHTDLGSAKGEGADIYVGTKDITHQLEGIGGEVISLKNIIDKVDMKKQLEKTFKKLGVL; encoded by the coding sequence ATGAAAATATTAGTTGTATGTGGAAGCGGATTAGGCAGTAGTTTTATCCTGGAAATGAGTATAAAGACGATTATTAAAGATTTAGGTGTAGATGCCCATGTGACCCATACAGATTTAGGATCGGCAAAGGGAGAGGGAGCAGATATTTATGTTGGTACAAAGGATATAACCCACCAATTAGAAGGAATAGGGGGAGAAGTGATTTCCCTAAAAAATATCATAGATAAAGTGGATATGAAAAAGCAGCTAGAGAAGACCTTTAAGAAATTGGGGGTTTTGTAG
- a CDS encoding PTS ascorbate transporter subunit IIC, which yields MSFFKFLMYDVLSVPAVLVGLVALIGLLAQKKSSTDCIKGTLKTIMGFIILGAGAGVVVGSLNHFSEIFQHGFGITGIVPNNEAVVSIAQKAFGKEMALIMFFGMIVNIVIARFTKWKYIFLTGHHTLYMGIMIAAILAAGGMSGISLVTLGSVILGIMMVFFPAIAQQFMKEITGTDEVAFGHFGTTGYVLAGYIGKWFGNKEKSTEDMELPKGLSFLRDTPVAIAFTMGIIYLISAFAAGKEFTEGVSGGQHFIVFSIIQAITFAAGVFVILQGVRMILAEIVPAFKGIAEKIVPNAKPALDCPVVFPYAPTAVLIGFLSSFVAGVIGMFILMALGLPVIIPGVVPHFFCGATAGVFGNAAGGRKGAILGAFAHGILITFLPLLLMPVLGDLGYANTTFSDADFGIVGILLGNILKIFVH from the coding sequence ATGTCATTTTTTAAATTTTTAATGTATGATGTTTTAAGTGTACCAGCAGTTTTAGTTGGCTTAGTAGCATTAATTGGGTTATTGGCTCAAAAAAAATCATCAACGGATTGTATTAAAGGCACATTAAAGACTATAATGGGCTTTATCATTCTTGGGGCTGGAGCAGGTGTAGTAGTAGGATCATTAAATCACTTTTCTGAAATATTCCAACATGGGTTCGGGATAACAGGTATAGTACCAAATAATGAAGCCGTTGTGTCCATTGCACAGAAAGCCTTTGGTAAAGAAATGGCATTGATTATGTTCTTTGGTATGATTGTAAATATTGTTATAGCAAGATTTACAAAATGGAAATATATATTTTTAACAGGACATCATACTTTATATATGGGCATCATGATAGCAGCAATATTAGCAGCAGGAGGTATGTCAGGTATAAGCCTGGTAACGCTGGGGTCAGTAATTCTAGGGATTATGATGGTGTTTTTTCCAGCAATTGCACAACAATTTATGAAGGAGATAACTGGTACAGATGAAGTAGCATTTGGTCATTTTGGCACAACTGGATATGTTTTAGCGGGTTATATTGGAAAGTGGTTTGGTAATAAGGAGAAATCAACGGAAGATATGGAATTGCCTAAGGGACTTTCTTTTTTAAGGGATACACCGGTAGCTATTGCATTTACAATGGGTATTATTTATTTGATTTCAGCCTTTGCCGCCGGTAAAGAGTTTACTGAAGGAGTTAGTGGAGGACAACATTTTATAGTATTCTCAATAATTCAGGCAATAACCTTTGCAGCAGGTGTATTTGTTATACTACAGGGGGTTAGAATGATTCTTGCTGAAATAGTTCCAGCATTTAAGGGTATTGCAGAGAAGATAGTACCCAATGCAAAACCTGCCTTAGATTGTCCAGTTGTATTTCCCTATGCACCTACAGCTGTATTAATTGGCTTTTTATCAAGCTTTGTGGCCGGAGTTATAGGTATGTTTATATTAATGGCATTAGGATTACCTGTAATAATTCCAGGAGTTGTACCACATTTCTTCTGTGGAGCTACTGCAGGAGTATTTGGTAACGCTGCGGGAGGTAGGAAAGGAGCTATACTTGGAGCATTTGCCCATGGAATATTGATAACCTTCCTTCCCCTTCTATTAATGCCAGTTCTAGGTGATTTAGGATATGCAAATACAACATTTAGCGATGCAGATTTTGGGATTGTAGGAATTCTGTTAGGGAATATATTAAAGATATTTGTTCATTAA
- the ugpC gene encoding sn-glycerol-3-phosphate ABC transporter ATP-binding protein UgpC → MAGLNLNKINKVYPNGFHAVKDFNLEIKDKEFIIFVGPSGCGKSTTLRMVAGLEEISSGELYIGENLVNDVAPKDRDIAMVFQNYALYPHMTVYDNMAFGLKMRKVPKPDIKQRVEEAAQVLGIEDLLKRKPKQLSGGQRQRVALGRAIVREPKVFLMDEPLSNLDAKLRVQMRAELSRIHQDLQTTIIYVTHDQTEAMTMGTRIVVMKDGIVQQVADPQTIYNQPSNMFVAGFIGSPQMNFIDGKLSEKDGEVYCKFEKNTVKIPKNKADILRKANQINKEVVLGVRPEDIKNKSDHNEKEDFISSRVEVKEQLGSETYLYLDINSKKLIARVKPTFNPGINDLVKIYFDMNKIHIFDKETEKTIF, encoded by the coding sequence ATGGCTGGATTAAATTTAAATAAAATAAACAAGGTATATCCTAATGGATTTCATGCTGTAAAGGATTTTAACTTAGAGATAAAAGATAAAGAGTTCATTATATTTGTAGGACCATCAGGCTGTGGAAAATCTACAACTTTAAGAATGGTAGCAGGACTTGAAGAGATATCTTCAGGGGAGTTATATATTGGAGAGAACCTAGTAAATGATGTTGCCCCAAAGGATAGAGATATAGCCATGGTATTTCAGAACTATGCTTTATATCCTCATATGACAGTTTATGATAATATGGCATTTGGATTAAAGATGAGGAAGGTTCCAAAACCGGATATAAAGCAAAGAGTGGAAGAAGCTGCTCAGGTATTAGGTATTGAAGACCTATTAAAAAGAAAACCAAAGCAGTTGTCCGGTGGACAAAGACAAAGGGTAGCTTTAGGAAGGGCTATTGTTAGAGAACCAAAGGTATTCTTGATGGATGAGCCTTTGTCAAATTTGGATGCAAAGCTTAGAGTACAGATGAGGGCCGAGCTTAGTAGAATTCATCAAGATCTTCAAACAACAATCATATATGTGACCCATGACCAAACGGAAGCAATGACAATGGGAACCAGAATAGTTGTTATGAAGGATGGAATAGTACAACAGGTAGCAGATCCTCAAACAATATATAATCAACCATCAAACATGTTTGTTGCAGGATTTATTGGAAGTCCTCAGATGAACTTTATAGATGGAAAGCTTAGCGAAAAAGACGGAGAAGTATATTGTAAATTTGAAAAAAATACAGTTAAGATACCAAAAAATAAGGCTGATATATTACGTAAAGCAAATCAGATAAATAAAGAAGTAGTATTGGGAGTAAGACCAGAAGATATAAAAAATAAATCCGATCATAATGAAAAGGAAGATTTTATAAGCTCTAGGGTTGAAGTCAAGGAGCAGCTAGGATCTGAGACATATTTATATCTGGATATTAATTCTAAAAAGCTTATTGCAAGGGTTAAGCCTACATTCAATCCGGGGATCAATGATTTAGTTAAAATATACTTTGATATGAATAAGATTCATATATTTGACAAAGAAACTGAGAAAACCATATTTTAA
- a CDS encoding glucose-6-phosphate isomerase has protein sequence MKNITFDYSNAFVENKKIEDLRKSISHAHKMLHNKMGAGKDFLGWMDYPVGYDKNEFNRIKEAAEKIRKNSDIFIVIGIGGSYLGARAAIEALSHSFYNMLPKSKKNRPEIIFVGNNISGTYLRHLMDVIEGKDISINVISKSGTTTEPAIAFRILKTYLEEKYGKEKARERIYATTDKCKGALRELSNREGYETFVIPDDIGGRFSIFTPVGMLPIAVAGLDVDGVLKGAEAGRKEYMEEDLHNNPCYQYAAIRNILYNEGKIIEVLVNYEPSLHYISEWWKQLYGESEGKDGKGIFPAAVDFSTDLHSMGQYLQDGKRHLFETVLNIEKPREDMEIIEDEVNLDNLNYLSGKTMDFVNKKAFQGTLLAHMDGGVPNLIINIPNMEEYYFGKLIYFFEKACGISGYLLDVNPFDQPGVESYKKNMFALLGKPGFENLREELMKRI, from the coding sequence ATGAAAAATATTACGTTTGATTATTCTAATGCATTTGTGGAAAATAAAAAAATTGAAGATTTAAGAAAGTCGATATCCCATGCCCATAAAATGTTACATAATAAGATGGGTGCAGGTAAGGACTTTTTAGGATGGATGGACTATCCAGTAGGATATGATAAAAATGAATTTAATAGAATAAAAGAAGCAGCTGAAAAAATCAGAAAAAACTCAGATATATTTATAGTAATAGGCATAGGGGGATCATACTTAGGGGCAAGGGCAGCTATAGAAGCATTGTCTCATTCTTTCTATAATATGCTTCCTAAAAGTAAAAAGAATAGACCAGAAATTATTTTTGTAGGTAACAATATAAGCGGAACCTATTTAAGACATCTAATGGATGTGATAGAAGGAAAGGATATAAGTATAAATGTAATATCAAAATCTGGAACGACAACGGAGCCAGCAATTGCCTTCAGAATACTTAAAACATATCTTGAAGAAAAATATGGTAAAGAAAAAGCTAGGGAAAGAATATATGCTACCACCGATAAATGCAAGGGGGCATTAAGAGAATTATCAAATAGAGAAGGCTATGAAACCTTTGTAATTCCTGATGATATTGGAGGAAGGTTTTCCATATTTACACCGGTGGGAATGCTTCCAATAGCCGTCGCTGGATTAGATGTTGATGGTGTTCTTAAGGGTGCCGAGGCAGGAAGAAAGGAATACATGGAAGAAGACCTACATAACAATCCGTGCTATCAGTATGCAGCCATAAGAAATATACTTTATAATGAAGGAAAGATCATCGAGGTTCTAGTGAATTATGAACCTTCTCTTCATTATATATCTGAATGGTGGAAGCAGCTTTATGGAGAAAGTGAAGGAAAGGATGGAAAGGGTATATTTCCTGCAGCAGTAGATTTTTCTACTGATCTTCATTCAATGGGACAATACCTACAGGATGGTAAAAGGCATTTATTTGAAACGGTTCTAAATATAGAAAAACCAAGGGAAGATATGGAGATAATAGAAGATGAGGTCAACTTAGATAACCTAAACTATCTGAGTGGAAAAACCATGGATTTTGTAAATAAAAAAGCCTTTCAAGGAACTTTGCTTGCCCATATGGATGGGGGAGTGCCGAATTTGATAATAAATATACCAAATATGGAGGAATACTACTTTGGAAAACTAATATATTTCTTTGAAAAAGCATGTGGAATAAGTGGCTACTTATTAGATGTAAATCCATTTGATCAACCGGGGGTAGAAAGCTATAAAAAGAATATGTTTGCACTCCTAGGTAAACCAGGGTTTGAAAACTTAAGAGAAGAACTAATGAAAAGGATATAA
- a CDS encoding helix-turn-helix domain-containing protein — MDIRRVRLLFSKIQNVLDEEISLMDDTGYIIDSTNSAKIGDYDTSLNLNKIDDTILEVEDRLYYLINTRYGKDLIIAMEGSSIENKRLLQVVGIFLTDNLNNLTREDFIKGIILKEFHKDEVKDICSKFNLKYNSNAQVIAIKLSEDIIHDGESIITNMHPENIVVKLNSTTLACIKIVNDDGEGFELGQNIYDTIFSELLYEPIIGVGTLVRDLSCLHQSYEKANLYIRLGKYFIEDRKIYSHKDLILPIIIDDLDTEVLKEISKLSGCNLEDILMDNELMLTATKFLENNLNISDTARKLYVHRNTLIYRLNKIHNITGLDLRSFKDAVNFNMLITVMKYIQKHPK; from the coding sequence ATGGACATAAGAAGAGTAAGGCTCTTATTTTCAAAAATTCAAAATGTGCTAGATGAAGAAATAAGTCTTATGGATGATACTGGGTATATTATAGATAGTACAAATTCCGCAAAAATAGGAGACTATGATACATCATTAAATTTAAATAAAATCGATGATACAATCCTAGAAGTGGAAGATAGACTATATTACTTGATCAATACCCGTTATGGCAAGGACTTAATTATAGCCATGGAAGGCAGCTCAATTGAAAACAAAAGATTATTACAGGTTGTAGGAATCTTTTTAACCGATAATTTAAACAACCTAACGCGGGAAGACTTTATTAAAGGTATTATATTAAAGGAATTTCATAAGGATGAAGTAAAGGATATTTGTAGTAAATTCAATTTGAAATATAATTCAAATGCCCAAGTTATTGCTATAAAACTCTCAGAAGATATTATTCATGATGGAGAAAGCATAATAACAAATATGCATCCAGAAAATATTGTAGTAAAGCTGAATAGTACCACATTAGCTTGTATAAAAATAGTTAATGATGACGGTGAAGGCTTTGAACTTGGACAAAATATATATGACACTATATTTTCTGAGCTTCTATATGAGCCTATCATTGGGGTAGGAACATTGGTAAGGGATTTAAGCTGTTTACATCAATCATATGAAAAGGCCAATCTATATATTAGATTGGGTAAATATTTCATTGAGGATAGGAAAATATATAGTCATAAAGATTTAATTCTACCTATAATTATTGATGATTTAGATACTGAGGTTTTAAAAGAAATATCTAAGCTATCTGGCTGTAATTTAGAAGACATATTGATGGATAATGAGCTTATGCTAACAGCTACTAAGTTTTTAGAAAATAATTTGAATATAAGTGATACCGCAAGAAAGCTATATGTACATAGGAATACATTGATTTATCGGTTAAATAAAATTCACAACATCACGGGCTTAGACTTGAGAAGCTTTAAGGATGCAGTGAATTTTAATATGTTAATAACAGTAATGAAGTATATCCAAAAACATCCTAAATAA
- a CDS encoding ABC transporter substrate-binding protein, producing MVRENKLLILVLIFTLSIAFSSCTHQPEERIQPSKPSDGEIEYPIEIVDSYDRTIKIETEPMRIISIAPSITETIFALGGGDKLIGRTEFCNYPDGVKDIESIGSLQEPSIEKIIDLKPDLIIASTHFKEETLKKLEELDVKVVVFYGEESFDGVYEVIEKVGQALNKNNESYSLVSNMKDRVSNVVDRVKDLEKKEVYYVVGFGEYGDYTAGSDTFIGNMIEMAGGKNAAANIKGWKYSLESLVEKDPDILICSIYDDTKEKLVRANGYKELTAVKEGEVYEIDKNLLELQGPRLVDGLEALAGIVHPIK from the coding sequence ATGGTTAGAGAAAATAAACTATTAATATTAGTTTTGATATTTACTTTATCAATAGCTTTTTCGTCATGCACCCATCAGCCCGAGGAAAGGATACAACCTTCTAAGCCTTCTGATGGTGAGATTGAATATCCCATTGAAATAGTTGATTCCTACGATAGAACAATTAAAATAGAAACTGAGCCAATGAGAATAATATCTATTGCACCGAGTATAACAGAAACCATCTTTGCTTTGGGCGGAGGAGATAAACTAATAGGCAGAACAGAGTTCTGTAATTATCCAGATGGGGTAAAGGATATAGAGTCTATTGGAAGCCTTCAGGAGCCAAGTATAGAAAAAATTATAGACTTAAAGCCAGACTTGATTATAGCTTCTACACATTTTAAGGAGGAAACCTTGAAAAAGCTCGAAGAGTTAGATGTAAAAGTAGTAGTTTTTTATGGTGAAGAAAGTTTTGATGGTGTTTATGAAGTGATAGAAAAAGTTGGTCAAGCCCTTAACAAAAACAATGAATCATACTCTTTAGTTTCTAATATGAAAGATAGAGTTAGTAATGTTGTGGATAGGGTTAAGGATTTAGAAAAAAAAGAGGTTTACTATGTTGTGGGATTTGGTGAATATGGAGATTATACAGCTGGCAGTGATACCTTTATAGGAAATATGATAGAAATGGCCGGAGGAAAAAATGCTGCAGCCAATATAAAAGGTTGGAAATATAGTCTCGAAAGCCTTGTGGAAAAGGATCCAGACATATTGATTTGTTCAATCTATGATGATACGAAGGAAAAGCTTGTAAGGGCTAATGGATATAAGGAGCTAACGGCGGTTAAGGAAGGGGAGGTTTATGAAATTGATAAAAATCTTCTTGAGCTTCAAGGGCCAAGACTAGTAGATGGTTTGGAGGCTTTGGCTGGCATAGTACATCCTATAAAGTAA